One genomic segment of Anaerosporomusa subterranea includes these proteins:
- the panD gene encoding aspartate 1-decarboxylase — MFLTVFKSKIHRATVTEANLHYMGSITIDETLLKAADILPGEKVQVVDNNNGNRLETYVIAGEADSGVICLNGAAARLVQPGDTVIIITYAMMTQEEALIYQPRVVMVDEKNQMIKLRGTEQHGEIA, encoded by the coding sequence ATGTTCTTAACAGTATTTAAGTCAAAGATCCACCGGGCAACTGTTACCGAAGCAAACTTGCACTACATGGGCAGCATCACGATTGATGAAACTCTGCTTAAGGCTGCCGACATCTTACCAGGTGAAAAAGTGCAAGTGGTAGACAACAACAACGGGAACCGCCTAGAGACCTATGTGATTGCAGGCGAAGCCGACTCTGGTGTAATATGTTTAAATGGTGCGGCTGCCCGTTTAGTCCAGCCAGGGGATACAGTCATTATCATCACCTATGCCATGATGACACAGGAGGAAGCTCTCATCTATCAACCGCGAGTCGTAATGGTTGATGAGAAAAACCAGATGATTAAACTTCGTGGAACAGAACAGCATGGTGAAATTGCTTAA